A part of Olleya sp. Bg11-27 genomic DNA contains:
- a CDS encoding thioredoxin family protein, translating into MSKFGELIDVEIPVLLDFFTEWNEPSKAMHAVLRDVAAALGDKAKVIKIDVEKNQELSEALRVKGLPTLIIYKNGEMKWRQSGEQDANTLIGIVQKFV; encoded by the coding sequence ATGTCAAAATTTGGAGAATTAATAGATGTCGAAATACCTGTACTGTTAGATTTTTTTACAGAATGGAATGAACCGTCTAAAGCCATGCATGCAGTGCTACGTGATGTAGCAGCAGCGCTTGGTGACAAAGCAAAAGTAATTAAGATAGATGTTGAGAAAAATCAAGAGCTATCCGAGGCATTGCGCGTCAAAGGTTTACCAACCTTAATTATTTATAAAAATGGTGAAATGAAATGGCGCCAAAGCGGAGAGCAAGACGCTAATACCTTAATTGGCATCGTTCAGAAGTTTGTTTAA